DNA sequence from the Acidothermus cellulolyticus 11B genome:
TTCCAATTCGTCGCGGCGGGCACGGGCGGCGTTCTCGTCAGCGATGTCCCGTTCGAGCTCCGCCCGCAGCGTGACCAAATCATCAGCAAGCAGACGCAACCGGGCATCGCGGAGATCGGCTTGGATGCGCGCGGCCTTCCGCGCCGTTTCCGCCTGCCGGCCAAGGGGACCGAGTTGGCGCCGCAATTCCGTGGTGAGGTCAGCGAGCCGGGTCAGATTCGCCTGCATCGCTTCGAGCTTGCGCAGGGCCTTTTCTTTGCGCTTGCGGTGTTTGAGGACTCCGGCGGCCTCCTCGATGAAGCCGCGTCGTTCTTCCGGGGTGGCGTGCAGGACCTCCTCGAGCTGCCCCTGCCCGACGATCACGTGCATCTCCCGGCCGATGCCGGAATCCGAGAGGAGCTCTTGAATATCGAGCAGCCGGCAGGGACGGCCGTTGATGGCGTACTCCGAGCCACCGTTCCGGAACATGATCCGGCTGAGGGTGACTTCGGAGTACTCAATAGGCAGCGCACCGTCGGAATTGTCGATGGTGACGACGACCTCGGCCCGGCCCAGCGGCGGACGGGACGCCGTCCCCGCAAAGATCACGTCCTCCATCTTGCCGCCGCGGAGGCTCTTCGCCCCCTGCTCACCCATCACCCACGCCAGCGCGTCAACGATGTTGGATTTGCCGGACCCATTGGGTCCGACGACACAGGTGATGCCCGGTTCGAAGCGCAAGGTGGTTGTGGACGCAAAAGACTTGAAGCCGCGCAGCGTGAGGCTCTTCAGATACACGACGGGCGCTCCCACCTGGGCAGATCAACCGACGGTTCGGAGCCTATCGCCTGGCCACACGAACCCCGGCCCTCGACACGACAACGGGACGCCGACCCGCAGCGTCCCGTCGCAGCTTGCGTCTGAGGTGGCTCAGCTGAGCACCGGCTCCGCTTCGCTCACCGAGATCGTGACAATCTCGTCGTCCTTGGCCCGCAGCGCAGCTAATTCTTCGTTAGCCGCTTGCAGGCGCAAGCACTCCTCTTCTAGGTCACGGATCCGCTGTTGCAGTCGGCGCATCTCCGACAGCAACCGGGGATCCGGACCGCCGAGATGGCCGAGAAGCGCCTTCGCCATGGAGGTCCTCCAATGAATACCGGCTTCGATAGCAGGTGACGCGATCGCGTCGTTGCGTACCGATTCAGCGGTATGTGCTGGTAGATGTACTCAGGGTCGCACCCCGGGGGCGCCTGGGTCAACCCTTGAGTCACGTTTTCATTACGAGAGTATCTCACCCACGCGCACCGCGGGTCTATACCACCCGGACGGCGTAATGCATGGCACTTCAGTACCGTGCCGGACGGGGGTCGGCACCGGCCCCTCACCCCGGCCCACTGCGTCGGTCCCTCGGCACCGGCCCCTCACCCCGGCCCCTCGAACCGGTGCGCCGAGCCGGCCGGCCGGGACGCCAGGCCCGTCCGGCGGTCCGCCTGAGCCGGGGTCACCGTCTAGGACGCCGTCACGCTGGGGCGAAACCGAGCAGCCACCGGCGGCGCGACCCGCACGACTGCACCCGGTCAATCACGCTTGGGTGAAACCGGAATAGCCGCCCCGCGCCGTCGACCACTCCGCGGTAACACCTGCGACAAAACCCGGCCGCCCATGCCGGGGGACGCCGCTCAGCAGCTCGAGAAGTTCCGCGCATCGCTCCCGCGGTCCCTCGGCGACCACTTCCACCCGGCTGTCTGGGAGATTTCGCGCGACCCCGGTCAACCCGAGTTCCAGGGCACGAGCCCGGACCCACCACCGGAAGCCGACGCCCTGCACCCGACCCCGAACCCAGGCCGTCAACCGCACCTGCTCGCAAGCCTGGACATCCGGTCGCGCGACGTCCGTCATTGGACCTCCTTTCCCCAAACGGTTTCTCCTGCGGTTTCCGGCACAGATACGGAGCGCGGCACCGCCGTCGCGCAGCGCCTTACCAGTGTGGCCGCCTCGGCACGGGCTGACATGCCGGACACCGAAAGGACGAACGGTTCATGAATGGCTCCCGCACGATCGCCGTCCCACACCGCCGGCACGGCTGACCCGCCCGGCCGTAGACCGCCAACGACCGGTCGAAGAAACCGCTCTGCCCGTTGACATTGACGTACAACGCGTCGAACGACGTACCGCCGGCGCGCAGCGCAGCACGGAATACCGCACGTAACGCCGCGAGCAGCCGCCGGCAGGTCGCCGCCGAGATGTCGACGGTCGGGGTCGCGTAATGCAGCCGCGCGCGCCATAGTGCTTCGTCGGCGTAAATATTCCCGACGCCGGAAATAAGTGTTTGGTCAAGGAGTGCACGTTTGACACCCGTGCGCCGCTGGGTGAATCTGCGGTGGAACTCCGCCTCATCAAAAGCCACGTCGAGGATATCCGGCGCAATGTGGCTGATGCTCGCCGGCACATCCGCGATGAGGGGCGCGAGGGTGAGTCCGCCGAACGTCCGCTGGTCCACGAACCGCAGCTCAGGATCCCCGTCGGTGAAAGCAAACCGAGCCCGCAGATGCTTCGGCGACGGACTCGCCGCATCGGCGAGGAGAAATTGGCCGCTCATGCCCAGATGCGCGAGAAGCGCGAGATCGGAATCCAAAGCGAACCACAGATACTTTCCGCGCCGCAAGACCGCCTGAATACGCCGTCCGATCA
Encoded proteins:
- a CDS encoding acylphosphatase, with translation MTDVARPDVQACEQVRLTAWVRGRVQGVGFRWWVRARALELGLTGVARNLPDSRVEVVAEGPRERCAELLELLSGVPRHGRPGFVAGVTAEWSTARGGYSGFTQA
- the mutM gene encoding bifunctional DNA-formamidopyrimidine glycosylase/DNA-(apurinic or apyrimidinic site) lyase, with protein sequence MPELPEVETIRRGLARHLVGRRIGYAEVFHPRAVRRHSGGAADFTGRLIGRRIQAVLRRGKYLWFALDSDLALLAHLGMSGQFLLADAASPSPKHLRARFAFTDGDPELRFVDQRTFGGLTLAPLIADVPASISHIAPDILDVAFDEAEFHRRFTQRRTGVKRALLDQTLISGVGNIYADEALWRARLHYATPTVDISAATCRRLLAALRAVFRAALRAGGTSFDALYVNVNGQSGFFDRSLAVYGRAGQPCRRCGTAIVREPFMNRSSFRCPACQPVPRRPHW